Proteins from a genomic interval of Lolium perenne isolate Kyuss_39 chromosome 1, Kyuss_2.0, whole genome shotgun sequence:
- the LOC127335226 gene encoding putative F-box/kelch-repeat protein At1g15680, whose translation MAPEPAAGLPEDVLAEVLGRLPPLVLAASRRVCRAWRDAIDARLRGHLLSRSVRGIFIKFIGHCFSDFFSRPSTGPAICGGLDFLPSEGVKVTDHCNGLLLCGDRERDYVVNPATRRWARLPRRPPPQMPGFGHSAYLAFDPAVSPHYQVFMIPRLPGASESNDNALLESEWPPASYVLHVLSSTAGQWEEETFLREGEAAGIVADMDSDLWYDRYHAVYWRSTLYIHCQHGYITRMSLSDHTYKVIRLPAADELRGYPNYYLGRSLKGVYCTKDNLWNGLQLWHLDESRHQTEWVLKHDIDLTTFARNLYAFDYRKRYGEDRAQKIGGPWILQDVNYRKGTEEYRSPYYRAPLEEKYDWNSDEDNFLDIEDVVQGGYSGDYRFLGFHPYKEIVYLELCMGRGVAYDWNSSKFQDLGCIEPRDHHYVEEGITASFPYTPCWMGEFPGNELESLLEDEAIARRKLEREAQLEDHSNFSFVDEYELHKLRGRAKREKDSVSKIRRRRRVTAR comes from the exons ATGGCGCCGGAGCCGGCCGCGGGGCTACCCGAAGACGTCCTCGCGGAGGTCCTAGGGCGCCTCCCGCCGCTCGTCCTGGCCGCGTCCCGGCGGGTCTGCAGGGCGTGGCGCGACGCCATCGACGCCCGCCTGCGCGGCCACCTGCTCTCGCGCTCGGTGCGCGGGATCTTCATCAAGTTCATCGGCCATTGCTTCTCGGATTTCTTCTCCCGTCCCTCCACGGGGCCGGCGATCTGCGGAGGGCTCGACTTCCTGCCCAGCGAAGGCGTCAAGGTCACGGATCACTGCAACGGGCTCCTGCTCTGCGGCGATCGGGAGCGTGACTACGTCGTCAACCCGGCCACGCGGCGGTGGGCGCGCCTGCCCCGACGCCCTCCACCGCAGATGCCGGGGTTCGGCCACAGCGCCTACCTCGCGTTCGATCCCGCCGTGTCGCCACACTACCAGGTTTTCATGATCCCACGCCTGCCAGGCGCCAGCGAATCGAATGACAACGCCTTGCTTGAATCGGAGTGGCCTCCCGCGTCCTACGTGCTGCATGTGTTATCGTCGACGGCCGGCCAGTGGGAAGAGGAGACCTTTCTTCGGGAAGGGGAGGCCGCGGGGATCGTCGCAGACATGGATTCCGATCTATGGTACGATCGATATCATGCCGTCTACTGGCGAAGCACGCTCTACATCCATTGCCAGCATGGCTATATTACAAG AATGTCCTTGTCAGATCACACATACAAAGTAATTAGACTACCGGCTGCCGATGAGTTGAGAGGATATCCCAACTACTATTTGGGGAGATCGCTGAAAGGGGTCTATTGCACAAAAGATAATTTATGGAACGGGCTTCAGCTTTGGCACCTCGATGAATCACGCCACCAAACAGAATGGGTGTTAAAGCATGACATCGATCTCACCACTTTTGCGCGCAATCTCTACGCGTTTGACTATCGTAAGAGGTATGGGGAGGATCGTGCTCAAAAAATAGGCGGACCATGGATCCTACAGGACGTTAACTATCGTAAGGGCACGGAGGAATATCGTAGCCCTTATTACAGAGCACCACTGGAAGAAAAATATGACTGGAACTCTGACGAGGATAACTTTCTCGACATCGAAGATGTTGTTCAAggaggatatagtggagattatcGTTTCCTTGGGTTTCACCCTTATAAGGAGATTGTCTATCTGGAATTATGCATGGGAAGAGGAGTGGCCTATGACTGGAATAGCTCAAAATTTCAGGACTTGGGCTGTATAGAACCAAGAGACCACCATTACGTCGAAGAAGGGATAACCGCATCTTTCCCGTACACGCCTTGTTGGATGGGCGAGTTTCCTGGAAACGAATTGGAATCTCTACTTGAAGACGAGGCGATAGCTAGAAGAAAATTGGAACGGGAAGCTCAGCTAGAAGATCACTCCAACTTTAGCTTCGTGGACGAGTACGAGCTGCACAAGCTCCGTGGGCGCGCCAAGAGGGAAAAGGATTCTGTCAGCAAAATTCGTCGCAGACGCCGCGTCACAGCACGGTAG